One window of the Shewanella maritima genome contains the following:
- a CDS encoding ion transporter, whose protein sequence is MQASGFLPILKRIDQSKIFQGFVIFVIVVSALSIGAHTYQLPLWLEKSLYILDFAITGFFLFELVIRYMASDSNKAFFSKGWNIFDTVIVIGSLLPVGGSTILLARLLRIFRVLRLVSMVPELRMLINALIKAIPRMAYIGLLMFVIFYIYGAMGSMFFAEINDFLWGDVSIAMLTLFRVSTFESWTSIMYETMEVYPLSWIYYLTFIFLTTFTFLNMMVGAVLDVMSEETQLMREQKQAAFEKQQAEAGIVVEPKPAVATEADIAKLNAKIDELTELLKAQQK, encoded by the coding sequence ATGCAAGCATCGGGCTTTCTTCCCATTCTAAAGCGCATTGATCAAAGCAAAATCTTTCAAGGCTTCGTCATTTTTGTGATTGTCGTATCCGCATTATCTATTGGTGCGCATACCTACCAACTACCTTTGTGGCTTGAAAAAAGCTTATATATTCTCGATTTTGCCATTACTGGTTTTTTCTTATTTGAGCTGGTGATCCGCTATATGGCATCAGACAGCAATAAAGCGTTTTTCTCCAAAGGTTGGAATATCTTCGATACAGTGATCGTGATTGGTAGCCTGCTACCCGTTGGTGGCTCAACCATCTTGCTTGCACGTCTGCTACGAATATTTAGGGTGCTGCGTTTAGTGTCTATGGTGCCTGAGCTTAGAATGTTGATTAATGCGTTAATTAAAGCCATTCCACGTATGGCTTATATTGGCCTATTGATGTTCGTCATTTTCTATATTTATGGCGCAATGGGCAGTATGTTCTTTGCTGAGATAAACGACTTCCTATGGGGGGATGTCTCCATTGCCATGTTGACATTATTTAGGGTGTCGACCTTTGAGTCTTGGACTTCCATCATGTATGAGACCATGGAAGTTTACCCACTGAGTTGGATTTACTATTTAACCTTTATCTTCCTTACCACGTTCACTTTCTTAAACATGATGGTTGGCGCGGTGCTGGATGTTATGAGTGAAGAAACCCAGTTAATGCGTGAACAAAAACAAGCCGCGTTTGAAAAGCAGCAAGCCGAAGCTGGGATTGTTGTTGAGCCCAAGCCTGCTGTCGCTACAGAGGCAGATATTGCCAAGCTTAACGCTAAGATTGATGAGTTGACTGAGCTGTTGAAAGCGCAGCAGAAGTAG
- a CDS encoding GNAT family N-acetyltransferase → MLIRQLLPADFQAVITLGNLIHGAGYLNQAELEKIYQQGIKCGVNAHFVALDSQTEELVGFRLTYAPGQWPKDRWCSIAQWGVEFEDVCYFKSNTIAEHARGKGLGGKLLAASIEAVKAQGAKAGVSHLWQQSPNNAAVKYFTKAGGKLIKVHPERWNQRYVGEDYHCVLCGNDCHCDACEMLLKF, encoded by the coding sequence ATGTTGATTAGGCAATTGCTGCCAGCCGATTTTCAAGCTGTGATCACCTTGGGTAATTTGATTCATGGGGCTGGCTATTTGAATCAGGCGGAGCTGGAAAAAATATACCAGCAGGGCATTAAATGTGGCGTAAACGCTCATTTCGTGGCACTAGACAGTCAAACAGAAGAGCTCGTGGGATTCCGCTTAACTTATGCGCCGGGGCAGTGGCCAAAAGATAGATGGTGCAGTATTGCTCAATGGGGCGTTGAGTTTGAAGACGTCTGTTATTTTAAATCTAACACCATCGCAGAGCATGCTAGGGGTAAAGGGCTGGGTGGTAAGCTGTTAGCCGCGTCAATTGAGGCAGTCAAAGCACAAGGCGCTAAAGCGGGGGTGAGTCATTTATGGCAACAAAGTCCAAACAACGCTGCAGTAAAATACTTCACTAAAGCGGGCGGGAAACTCATTAAGGTTCACCCCGAGCGTTGGAATCAGCGTTATGTAGGCGAAGATTATCACTGTGTGTTATGTGGAAATGACTGCCATTGTGATGCCTGTGAAATGCTCCTTAAATTCTAA
- a CDS encoding FAD-dependent oxidoreductase, which translates to MSYYDPLISSSPQGQPNANSYWADSISLGQSQPKLTQTQQCDVAIIGGGYTGLLTAYYLATEHHLDCHVLEANQVGFGASARNAGFVLKGSGRLGYAAMAKRWDLATTQGIYQEFTEAVERVESLIAQHKIECDAQANGYIKVAHNAKAMQQLVQANEFINRFLGQDAHTLTQQQLHDKYMRNQQAFGALRVKHSFGVNPLKLLLGYKQAALNSKVTLSEHSCVIDWQQQGGSID; encoded by the coding sequence ATGTCATATTATGATCCGTTAATCAGTTCATCTCCACAAGGGCAGCCTAATGCAAATAGCTACTGGGCTGACTCTATTTCATTAGGCCAATCTCAACCTAAATTAACCCAAACTCAGCAGTGTGACGTGGCCATTATTGGTGGCGGCTATACGGGATTGCTCACGGCATATTATCTGGCGACTGAGCATCATCTCGATTGTCATGTGTTAGAAGCCAATCAAGTAGGGTTTGGTGCCAGTGCTCGTAATGCAGGTTTTGTGCTGAAAGGCTCGGGGCGTTTAGGTTATGCTGCCATGGCTAAGCGCTGGGATTTAGCCACCACGCAAGGTATTTATCAAGAGTTTACTGAAGCGGTTGAGCGAGTTGAATCCTTGATTGCTCAGCATAAAATTGAATGTGATGCCCAAGCCAATGGTTACATTAAGGTGGCACATAATGCCAAGGCTATGCAGCAGCTGGTTCAGGCAAATGAGTTCATTAATCGTTTTCTAGGGCAAGATGCACATACACTCACGCAGCAACAATTGCATGATAAATACATGCGTAATCAGCAAGCCTTTGGTGCGTTAAGGGTCAAGCATAGCTTTGGTGTTAACCCGTTAAAATTACTCTTGGGCTATAAACAAGCAGCGCTAAATTCCAAGGTGACATTGTCTGAGCATAGTTGCGTCATTGATTGGCAACAACAAGGGGGCAGCATAGATTAA
- a CDS encoding FAD-binding oxidoreductase, translating to MATTRGQHRLITAQGELLANKVVCAGNGYSSKQLSPSIDNKFLPIMSNIIVTEPLTTAELNQAGLQTHQVTMDTRILKYYYRLLPDNRILFGGRGAVWGKNANDDVYAKRLKVALDKCFPVCAHKKVDYQWHGWIAASMDDMPHVYLDGDTAYSLGYCGAGVSFSAQAAYRLAQQVAGQQVPDLPLYQQPLPAMPFANLRRVGQWGYYHYGWLRDRLG from the coding sequence TTGGCAACAACAAGGGGGCAGCATAGATTAATCACAGCGCAAGGGGAGTTACTTGCCAACAAGGTTGTTTGTGCTGGCAATGGTTATAGCTCGAAGCAACTTTCCCCGAGCATCGATAATAAGTTTTTACCTATCATGAGTAATATTATTGTCACTGAGCCACTCACAACAGCGGAGCTTAACCAAGCAGGGTTACAAACCCACCAGGTGACCATGGATACTCGGATCCTGAAGTATTATTACCGCTTGTTACCTGATAACCGTATCTTGTTTGGTGGTCGAGGGGCGGTTTGGGGCAAAAATGCGAATGATGATGTCTATGCCAAGCGCCTTAAAGTCGCGTTAGATAAGTGCTTTCCTGTTTGTGCCCATAAAAAAGTTGATTATCAATGGCACGGGTGGATTGCAGCCTCTATGGATGACATGCCTCATGTTTATTTGGATGGTGATACTGCCTACAGTTTAGGCTACTGCGGCGCTGGTGTGTCATTTAGTGCCCAAGCGGCGTATCGTTTAGCGCAACAAGTAGCTGGTCAACAAGTGCCTGATCTGCCGCTTTATCAGCAGCCATTACCTGCAATGCCATTTGCTAACTTACGCCGAGTGGGTCAATGGGGGTATTATCATTACGGTTGGCTAAGAGATAGGTTGGGGTGA
- the purD gene encoding phosphoribosylamine--glycine ligase — MQVLVIGSGGREHALAWKAAQSQQVSKVFVAPGNAGTELEPKLENVSIKVEAISELVAFAKDNKIELTIVGPEVPLSLGVVDAFNEAGLAIFGPTQGAAQLESSKAFTKDFLARHNIPTAAYSNFTEIEPAKAYVTEVTASTGFPIVIKADGLAAGKGVIIAQDQAEADAAIEDMLAGNKFGEAGSRVVIEEFLKGEEASFIVMVDGKNILAMASSQDHKARDNGDNGPNTGGMGAYSPAPVVTQTVHDWTIDNVIRPTVDGMAAEGNVYTGFLYAGLMIAPDGSAKVLEYNCRFGDPETQPIMMRLKSDLVELCLAATRGELNTVTAEFDSRAAVGVVMAAGGYPEAYNKGDVIEGLDLGNNDAKVFHAGTASKDGHIVTAGGRVLCATALGNTVTEAQAGAYKLVDAIHWDDVYFRTDIAYRAIARENGQG, encoded by the coding sequence ATGCAGGTATTGGTTATAGGCAGCGGTGGACGTGAGCACGCACTAGCGTGGAAAGCCGCCCAATCACAGCAGGTCTCCAAAGTATTTGTCGCTCCAGGTAACGCGGGTACTGAACTAGAACCCAAGCTAGAAAATGTCAGCATTAAAGTTGAAGCTATTTCTGAGTTAGTGGCGTTTGCCAAAGACAATAAAATCGAGCTAACCATTGTTGGCCCAGAAGTACCACTGTCACTGGGTGTGGTAGATGCCTTCAACGAAGCAGGTCTTGCTATTTTTGGTCCAACTCAAGGCGCAGCACAGCTTGAGTCATCTAAAGCCTTCACTAAAGACTTCTTAGCTCGTCACAACATCCCGACAGCCGCTTACTCAAATTTCACTGAAATTGAACCAGCAAAAGCGTATGTCACTGAAGTTACGGCAAGCACTGGCTTCCCTATCGTTATCAAAGCTGACGGCCTTGCAGCAGGTAAAGGCGTAATTATCGCCCAAGATCAAGCTGAAGCTGACGCTGCCATTGAAGACATGCTAGCAGGCAACAAGTTTGGCGAAGCGGGCTCACGCGTTGTTATCGAAGAATTCCTAAAAGGTGAAGAAGCAAGCTTCATCGTGATGGTTGACGGCAAAAACATTTTGGCAATGGCATCAAGCCAAGACCATAAAGCACGTGACAACGGCGACAACGGCCCTAACACAGGTGGCATGGGTGCATACTCACCAGCACCAGTGGTAACTCAAACCGTTCACGACTGGACCATTGACAATGTTATCCGTCCAACGGTTGATGGCATGGCAGCTGAAGGTAATGTTTACACAGGTTTCCTATACGCTGGCCTAATGATTGCGCCAGATGGCAGCGCTAAAGTACTTGAGTACAACTGCCGCTTTGGCGACCCAGAAACTCAGCCAATTATGATGCGCCTAAAATCAGACCTAGTTGAGCTTTGCCTTGCAGCAACACGCGGCGAGCTAAACACAGTAACTGCAGAGTTCGACTCACGCGCTGCTGTTGGTGTGGTGATGGCAGCAGGCGGTTACCCAGAAGCCTACAACAAAGGCGATGTGATTGAAGGTTTAGACCTAGGTAACAACGACGCTAAAGTCTTCCACGCTGGTACTGCAAGTAAAGATGGCCATATCGTTACCGCTGGCGGCCGCGTATTATGTGCAACTGCACTAGGCAATACGGTTACTGAAGCACAAGCTGGCGCTTACAAGCTAGTTGATGCTATTCACTGGGATGACGTGTACTTCCGCACCGATATCGCCTACCGCGCGATTGCCCGTGAGAATGGTCAAGGTTAG
- the purH gene encoding bifunctional phosphoribosylaminoimidazolecarboxamide formyltransferase/IMP cyclohydrolase codes for MNNARPIRRALLSVSDKTGIVEFAQALHAQGVELLSTGGTAKLLADNNIPVTEVSDYTGHPEIMDGRVKTLHPKVHGGILGRRGIDEVVMEQNAIKPIDLVAVNLYPFAQTVAKEGCTLEDAVENIDIGGPTMVRSTAKNHKDTTIVVNAQDYDRVIAEMQANQGSTTLETRFDLAIAAFEHTAAYDGMIANYFGTMVPAHSKDECHEDSSFPRTFNTQLVKKQDLRYGENSHQKAAFYVDSNIDEASVASAVQLQGKALSYNNIADTDAALECVKEFDAPACVIVKHANPCGVALGDNILEAYDRAFKTDPTSAFGGIIAFNQELDAETAKAIVDRQFVEVIIAPVVSQGARDVVAAKANVRLLECGQWDTKTVSQDYKRVNGGMLVQDRDQGMVGLDDVKVVSKRQPTAEELKDLMFCWKVAKFVKSNAIVYAKDGMTIGVGAGQMSRVYSAKIAGIKAADEGLVVENSVMASDAFFPFRDGIDAAAAAGISCIIQPGGSIRDEEIIAAADEHGMAMVFTGMRHFRH; via the coding sequence ATGAATAATGCCAGACCTATTCGTCGCGCGCTGTTAAGCGTATCTGATAAAACTGGAATCGTTGAGTTTGCACAAGCGCTGCACGCTCAAGGTGTTGAACTACTTTCAACTGGCGGCACAGCTAAACTGCTAGCCGACAACAACATTCCTGTGACTGAAGTTTCTGACTACACAGGTCACCCGGAGATCATGGACGGTCGTGTTAAAACTCTGCACCCTAAAGTACACGGTGGTATCTTAGGTCGTCGCGGTATTGATGAAGTGGTGATGGAGCAAAACGCCATCAAACCTATCGATCTAGTGGCTGTGAACCTATACCCATTTGCACAAACTGTTGCCAAAGAAGGTTGTACTTTAGAAGACGCAGTTGAGAACATCGACATCGGTGGTCCGACTATGGTTCGCTCTACTGCGAAAAACCATAAAGACACCACTATCGTTGTTAACGCGCAAGATTACGATCGCGTAATTGCAGAAATGCAAGCAAACCAAGGTAGCACGACGCTAGAAACGCGTTTCGACCTTGCAATTGCAGCATTTGAGCACACTGCCGCTTATGACGGCATGATTGCAAACTACTTCGGTACTATGGTGCCAGCACACTCAAAAGACGAGTGTCATGAAGACTCTAGCTTCCCACGCACTTTCAACACTCAGCTAGTTAAAAAGCAAGACCTGCGCTACGGTGAAAACAGCCACCAAAAAGCAGCGTTTTATGTTGACAGCAACATTGACGAAGCCTCTGTTGCCAGCGCAGTACAACTGCAGGGTAAAGCACTGTCTTACAACAACATTGCTGACACAGACGCAGCACTTGAGTGTGTGAAAGAATTCGACGCACCAGCTTGTGTTATCGTTAAGCACGCTAACCCATGTGGTGTAGCACTAGGCGACAACATTCTTGAAGCCTATGACCGCGCATTCAAAACTGACCCAACTTCAGCATTTGGTGGCATCATCGCCTTTAACCAAGAGTTAGACGCTGAAACTGCTAAAGCGATTGTTGATCGCCAGTTTGTTGAAGTCATCATCGCACCTGTCGTCAGCCAAGGCGCTCGTGACGTAGTTGCAGCAAAAGCTAATGTACGTTTACTTGAGTGCGGTCAGTGGGACACCAAAACAGTGAGCCAGGACTACAAGCGCGTTAACGGCGGCATGCTAGTACAAGATCGCGACCAAGGCATGGTTGGTTTAGACGACGTTAAAGTGGTATCTAAGCGTCAGCCTACCGCTGAAGAGCTAAAAGACTTAATGTTCTGCTGGAAAGTGGCTAAGTTCGTTAAATCTAACGCTATCGTTTACGCCAAAGATGGCATGACAATCGGTGTAGGCGCAGGCCAAATGAGCCGCGTTTACTCAGCGAAAATTGCCGGCATTAAAGCAGCTGACGAAGGTCTAGTGGTTGAGAACTCAGTAATGGCATCTGATGCCTTCTTCCCATTCCGCGATGGTATCGACGCAGCGGCAGCAGCAGGCATTAGCTGCATCATCCAACCAGGTGGTTCAATCCGCGATGAAGAAATCATTGCCGCGGCAGACGAGCACGGCATGGCGATGGTATTCACCGGCATGCGTCACTTCCGTCACTAA
- the zntR gene encoding Zn(2+)-responsive transcriptional regulator: MYRIGELAKACDIKTDTLRFYEKHGLLTPSHRSSSGYRMYTKDDEARLKFILRAKAVGFTLNEIAELLSIELDKSNWACADVKGLVDIKLAQVQAKIAELTHFSTSLQSLSDACCGGPESAEHCSILEALESCDNMQLSPAAAAELSEK, translated from the coding sequence ATGTATCGCATTGGTGAACTAGCAAAAGCTTGTGACATTAAAACGGATACGCTGCGCTTTTACGAAAAGCATGGTTTGTTGACGCCATCGCATCGCTCAAGCTCTGGCTATCGTATGTATACCAAAGACGATGAAGCCAGGCTCAAGTTTATTCTGCGTGCCAAAGCGGTGGGCTTTACCTTAAACGAAATCGCTGAGCTGTTGTCGATTGAGCTAGATAAATCTAACTGGGCCTGCGCCGATGTAAAAGGTTTAGTCGATATTAAGCTTGCTCAGGTTCAAGCCAAGATTGCCGAACTCACGCATTTTTCTACCTCGTTACAAAGCTTGTCAGATGCCTGTTGTGGCGGACCTGAAAGCGCCGAGCATTGCTCGATTCTTGAAGCGCTAGAGTCTTGCGACAACATGCAGTTATCGCCAGCAGCAGCCGCAGAGCTGTCGGAGAAGTAA
- a CDS encoding SO_0444 family Cu/Zn efflux transporter yields MLVTNFINLFLESAPWLLLGLVLAGLLKVFVPMAWMQKQLGGHGFKTVIKAAILGAPLPLCSCGVIPAAVGLRRSGASKAATTSFLVATPETGVDSVSVSYVLLGPFMAIVRPIAAVTSAVVAGLLVGRDDREEQDDRKVQGDRDEQAKADSSQSASSVVNSQPAKSCCASTKQSANVMRMTKAEDSPLLTPVTADGQSTAAAQSQAKASSCCGSKQQQAKTSSCCASNSAKVATDEQLQAQSTSSCCSTKSDVANNEQTDSCCASTQDVATELKGESIISRIGKGLHYAATDLVRDTTIWLLIGLFFAALVQTYVPADFLAKWGDGILAMLVMVLVSIPMYICATASTPIAAGLLLAGVSPGAVLVFMMAGPATNIATLGVVTNELGKRALFGYLGGVLGVALAAGMLVNYLVASFGFEVMPQIGHEHELLPQGVVMLSGVVLAALMLKVLWDKLPRKQKTDSCCSS; encoded by the coding sequence ATGTTAGTGACTAATTTTATCAATTTGTTTTTAGAGTCTGCGCCCTGGTTGCTATTGGGTTTAGTGTTAGCCGGGCTGTTAAAGGTGTTTGTGCCAATGGCATGGATGCAAAAGCAGTTAGGTGGTCATGGATTTAAAACCGTGATTAAAGCGGCGATTTTAGGTGCGCCGCTACCATTGTGTTCATGCGGGGTTATTCCTGCCGCAGTGGGGCTACGCCGCTCTGGTGCGTCGAAAGCTGCAACTACTTCATTTTTAGTGGCTACCCCTGAAACTGGCGTAGATTCGGTGTCGGTATCTTATGTGTTACTTGGACCATTTATGGCGATAGTGCGTCCGATTGCTGCGGTGACCAGTGCCGTAGTCGCTGGCTTGCTAGTCGGGCGCGATGATCGTGAGGAGCAAGATGATCGCAAAGTACAAGGTGACCGTGATGAGCAAGCCAAAGCCGACTCAAGCCAAAGCGCTTCGTCAGTAGTGAATAGCCAGCCTGCCAAGTCATGCTGTGCCAGTACAAAGCAATCTGCAAATGTGATGCGTATGACCAAGGCTGAAGATTCACCGCTGTTAACACCTGTGACTGCAGATGGGCAATCAACCGCCGCAGCACAATCACAAGCAAAGGCTTCATCATGTTGTGGCAGCAAACAACAACAGGCAAAGACTTCATCATGTTGTGCTAGCAATTCAGCGAAAGTCGCGACTGACGAGCAGCTACAAGCACAGTCAACGAGCAGCTGTTGTAGCACCAAAAGTGATGTAGCAAACAACGAGCAAACAGATAGCTGCTGCGCCTCAACTCAGGATGTTGCCACTGAGCTTAAAGGTGAGTCGATAATTAGCCGAATTGGTAAAGGTTTGCATTATGCGGCGACAGATCTTGTTCGCGATACAACCATTTGGCTGTTGATTGGTTTGTTCTTCGCCGCATTAGTACAAACCTACGTACCTGCAGACTTCTTGGCCAAATGGGGCGACGGCATTCTTGCTATGTTAGTCATGGTGCTTGTGTCGATCCCTATGTATATCTGCGCGACGGCATCAACGCCAATTGCAGCGGGTTTACTGTTAGCTGGCGTGTCGCCAGGTGCTGTGCTGGTGTTTATGATGGCAGGCCCTGCGACTAATATCGCTACATTAGGTGTAGTGACTAATGAGCTAGGCAAACGTGCGTTATTTGGCTATTTAGGTGGCGTATTGGGCGTGGCGTTAGCAGCTGGTATGTTGGTCAATTACCTGGTTGCCAGCTTTGGATTTGAGGTGATGCCGCAAATTGGTCATGAACATGAATTATTGCCTCAAGGCGTGGTGATGCTGTCAGGCGTGGTGCTAGCTGCACTCATGCTAAAAGTGCTATGGGACAAGCTGCCGCGCAAGCAAAAAACAGACAGCTGCTGCTCATCGTAA
- a CDS encoding multiheme c-type cytochrome, with the protein MKRFSQHRIAFVVASALALAACSGEDGKDGKDGENGEDGVSPTPPVVEVSEVTELNYVSHMIEEGQVTVEFNATDEAGLVINGLEQVGVSVYLAAVTDNGIQRSRDGTVGGSADLETEGASLTLLDNGNYEFVAPMSAVQADTDGIVRLTVGDLRRDPGPIAAAGMLVHKPEETIHTTTTETCYSCHVDFATSDIRHNYYVVQDVDGNTDFVGSCLVCHNNVARDVAEDGSSLDTGGYAKLTMQAMGHINHQKFEMDFQVTNCFTCHATEVMNTNITGNGCSDCHGTNTESVMAMAKSSPAYTSDTSSFDVRQMHADISALNERKAIRAQYSTTASAPYYDDTYTYDDGNGYAGTGGYCIDLKLWDNATDTPVQVNIKNLYDAGELAYTGAYIDGYDLETGSIVARAISRYDTGLGYYDREDGTRSVCYTFIDFGDQSGFAHLAGSTRLTFKDAGWIDSDSEYGVSFTSFAGISELTVSADPAVPHTLVDINEAHGRRFIIDNEACTTCHNNETNYHKNGSYNAGGQDCVACHNNGYDRNAAKSAPGFGPMIHSMHWGVGNALSGNKGQDEDGNNIQNSAASLNADNCVSCHSNGIDMDAIPNRYMLSKSLNDGTSGVMTSPVLANCSACHDSEAALNHMMQNGGELNTVKGDGWYTVPTAESCATCHATGKSFGIDKYHVFER; encoded by the coding sequence ATGAAAAGATTTAGCCAACACAGAATCGCCTTTGTGGTTGCTTCGGCACTCGCTCTGGCGGCTTGTAGTGGTGAAGATGGTAAAGACGGCAAAGATGGTGAAAATGGTGAAGATGGTGTGAGCCCGACTCCACCTGTTGTCGAGGTTTCTGAAGTTACTGAGCTTAATTATGTGAGTCACATGATTGAAGAAGGGCAGGTAACTGTGGAGTTCAACGCTACTGATGAAGCAGGCCTAGTCATTAACGGTTTAGAGCAAGTGGGTGTATCTGTATATCTTGCCGCGGTTACTGACAATGGTATCCAGCGCAGTCGTGATGGCACTGTAGGTGGCTCAGCTGATTTAGAAACTGAAGGCGCAAGCTTAACCCTGTTAGACAATGGTAACTACGAGTTTGTTGCACCTATGTCGGCTGTTCAAGCGGATACAGACGGTATTGTTCGCTTAACTGTTGGTGATTTAAGACGTGACCCAGGTCCGATTGCTGCAGCAGGTATGCTGGTTCATAAGCCTGAAGAAACGATTCACACTACAACAACAGAAACATGTTACTCATGTCACGTTGACTTTGCGACGTCTGACATCCGCCATAACTATTATGTTGTTCAAGATGTTGATGGCAATACAGACTTCGTGGGTAGCTGTTTAGTTTGTCACAACAACGTAGCACGTGATGTTGCTGAAGACGGTTCATCTCTCGACACTGGTGGTTATGCTAAGTTAACGATGCAAGCCATGGGTCATATCAATCACCAGAAGTTTGAAATGGACTTCCAGGTGACTAACTGCTTCACTTGTCACGCAACTGAAGTCATGAATACCAATATTACTGGTAACGGGTGTAGCGACTGTCACGGTACTAATACTGAATCTGTAATGGCAATGGCTAAGAGCTCGCCTGCATACACTAGTGACACAAGCAGCTTTGACGTTCGCCAAATGCACGCAGATATCTCAGCGTTAAATGAGCGTAAAGCTATCCGTGCTCAGTACAGTACTACAGCGAGTGCACCATACTATGACGATACCTATACCTATGATGATGGCAATGGCTATGCTGGTACCGGTGGTTATTGTATTGACCTTAAGCTTTGGGATAACGCTACTGACACACCAGTACAAGTAAACATTAAGAACCTTTACGATGCTGGCGAGCTAGCCTATACCGGTGCTTACATTGATGGATATGATCTAGAAACTGGTTCAATCGTCGCACGTGCGATTAGCCGTTATGACACTGGCCTAGGCTACTATGATCGTGAAGATGGAACCCGCTCAGTTTGTTACACCTTCATCGACTTTGGCGACCAATCTGGCTTTGCTCACCTAGCAGGTAGCACGCGTCTAACCTTTAAAGATGCAGGTTGGATTGACTCAGACAGTGAATACGGTGTGTCATTCACTAGCTTTGCTGGTATTTCAGAGCTAACTGTATCGGCGGACCCTGCAGTGCCGCATACGCTAGTTGATATCAATGAAGCTCATGGTCGTCGTTTCATCATTGACAATGAAGCATGTACTACTTGTCACAACAATGAGACTAACTATCATAAGAATGGTTCGTACAATGCTGGTGGTCAGGACTGTGTAGCATGTCATAACAATGGTTACGACCGCAATGCTGCTAAGTCTGCTCCAGGCTTTGGCCCTATGATCCACAGCATGCACTGGGGTGTGGGTAACGCACTATCAGGCAACAAGGGTCAAGACGAAGATGGCAACAACATTCAAAACTCAGCGGCGAGCTTAAATGCTGATAACTGTGTGTCTTGTCATAGCAATGGTATCGACATGGACGCAATTCCAAATCGTTACATGCTGTCTAAGTCGCTTAATGATGGTACTTCTGGCGTGATGACAAGCCCTGTATTAGCAAACTGCTCTGCATGTCATGACTCAGAAGCTGCGTTAAACCACATGATGCAAAATGGCGGCGAGCTAAACACAGTGAAAGGCGATGGCTGGTACACAGTACCTACCGCTGAGTCTTGTGCTACTTGTCACGCGACCGGTAAATCATTCGGCATCGATAAGTACCACGTGTTTGAGCGTTAA